One region of Eupeodes corollae chromosome 1, idEupCoro1.1, whole genome shotgun sequence genomic DNA includes:
- the LOC129954053 gene encoding uncharacterized protein LOC129954053, which produces MSSSDRSIPHLRDIFGINNYSTYATSTTTTTNNNNGITTYNNTEAYVHNPVVDLTKKHSKKKRDNNKTLTSGDVKTLERHLSMKKTIRKKIMRDLQQAFVEDPNEFKIENSNHEHLKSEIRADAFRFGEKTTRKSDNFLDMLRGEKPSNGSSNHDTYNNANSIQSRDYDFDSSGTGQSNGEKQSFWRRLTMKGKSKR; this is translated from the coding sequence ATGTCTTCATCCGACCGTTCCATACCTCATCTCCGTGATATCTTCGGAATCAACAACTACTCAACATatgcaacatcaacaacaaccacaacaaacaacaacaatggCATCACAACCTACAACAATACCGAAGCCTATGTCCACAATCCCGTCGTCGATCTGACCAAAAAACATTCCAAGAAAAAGCGTGATAACAATAAGACCCTAACAAGTGGTGATGTCAAGACCCTCGAACGGCATCTCAGTATGAAGAAGACAATTCGCAAGAAAATAATGCGAGATCTTCAACAAGCCTTTGTTGAGGATCCAAATGAATTCAAAATCGAGAACTCCAACCACGAACATCTCAAATCTGAAATTCGTGCAGATGCGTTCCGTTTTGGCGAAAAGACAACGCGGAAATCTGATAATTTCCTCGATATGCTTCGAGGTGAAAAACCATCGAATGGCAGCAGTAACCATGACACCTATAACAATGCCAATTCCATCCAAAGTAGAGATTACGATTTTGATAGTTCCGGTACTGGACAATCGAATGGAGAGAAGCAAAGCTTCTGGCGACGACTTACGATGAAGGGTAAATCAAAGCGATAG